Genomic segment of Terriglobia bacterium:
CCGCGTTTCAATAGGGTGTACCGATGCGCAACATTTTACTTTTTCACGAACAATTGCGCTTGACTCGCAAAAAGTGTCTGTATAATGGCAAACGCGTGGGGGAGTATCTATCTTTATGAATCGACAATCGCAGGGTGTACTTCGCCCGCTAGCGCAGTTGTCTAGCTGGGTGATTGCGTTATTTCTATTGGCAGTTCCAACTGCCTTTTCTCAGCAACAGAAACCTTCGACAACCCAGATCAACCAAGCGGTGGTGGAAGCCAATGAGCGCATCGCCCAGCTTGCCGAATCCGACCTCGTATTCGACTATGTCGGTGATGATGGTTCCGTTTCCGCTCGCCTGAAACGAGTGCGTATGGTCCCAGTGCGCGAACGGACCGCGGACCAGCGCGTCGCGGAAATAAGCTCCGTACTCGAATTCGACGATGCGCGCCAGCCATCGCCGTCGAAGCGGAAGGCTCGGAAACAGCCGCGCCGATACTTCGATTTCCGAACCCGTGCCGGCCAGGCCGGGATGGTCGGGCGGTGAGATCACATCGAGGCGGACGATCCGCGTTCTCGATTCCGGCGGGCTGATGCGCGGCAAATTTTGCGGGTCGGCGAAGAAGCAGAACGCGCTCTCTGGCTCGACCGTCAGGAACTGAGAGGTTTCAAAGAACTCGAACATAAGTCTATGGGCGCGCCTAATTGGAATGAACCAAGAGAGTAAACCCTACCCCTAGCGTGTACTTTGGCGGCAACTCCCAGCCCTAGGATGCTTCACAGGCTATCCCAGGGACGACTGATCGCCAGAAAAAATTCAATTGACAAGCAACCACTTAGGCGTAGGATGTGGTCTAAAGTGGCACAAAGTGGTTAAGTTAGGCTCGTTATGGGTACCGGCGCCGTACCGATGGGCGCCAGTGGAATGATCGAGAGATTTTCCCAACTCGAACCCAACGAACCCGGATTTAAGGAGCTTTTGGCCGCTTTGACCTCCATGGCTGCCATTGCAGCCCGGAAACGGAATCGAGCGAATGTTTCGCGGCAATCACCCAACCCGCGTGGACGAAAAGGGACGGCTGAAGGTTCCCGCGGAATTCAAGCGCGTGATCGACGAAAAATATTCCGCCCGATTCTACATCACCTCGCAGGATGGCCGTGTTGCCGAGATATATCCCTTCGAGGAGTGGGAAGGGATCGAGCAGAAGCTGGCCGCACTCTCGAATTTCAATCCTACGAAGAAGAAGTTCTTGACGCGCACCAATTATTGGGGTCAGGCAGTGGAGATGGATTCCCAGGGACGGCTTTTGTTGCCGCAACTGCTGCGCGACGCGGCGGACCTGAAGGGCGACGTGGCGGTGTTGGGATATCTGAACCGTTTGGAAGTCCGGAGCATGGAAGCGGTCCGCAAGGAAGTGGAAGAACCCTTTACGGCCGATGACGAAAAGAACCTGGACGAACTGGGCATTTAGCGGTGGATGGGCAAGAGGCACACGCCCCCAGGGGCGGGCATGGCAATCGGCAAGCGCAACCTGGCCATGTTTCAGTTCTTTTAAAAGAAGCGATCGAATTTCTGGCGGTCAAGCCTGGCGGGACCTATCTCGACGCCACGGTGGGGGTGGGCGGGCACAGTTTCGAGCTCGCAAAACACCTCGGCCCACGGGGTCGTTTGATTGGGCTCGATAAGGACCCCAAGGCGCTGGCCATCGCGCGCGAGCGGCTGCAGCCGCCGGCCGGCATGGAAAAAAGCTGGCCGGAGGTAGAGCTGATCCACAGCTCGTTCGCCCGGGTCGCGGAGTTCGTCGGTGAAAGCCAAGCCGACGGCATCCTGGCCGACCTGGGATTGAGCTCGTTGCAGCTCGCCGACACGGCGCGGGGGTTCAGTTTCCAGGCGGAAGGCGCGCTCGACATGCGCATGGATCCGGGCGCCTCCGTGACTGCCGAACAAGCGGTAAACCAGCTCAGCGAGCGCGAGCTTGCTGACTTGATTTACGAATTCGGTGAGGAAAGGAGGTCGCGGAGAATCGCCAGAGCCATTGTCCGGTCGCGGCCGCTACGCACCTCGAAGCAGTTGGCGGAGGTGGTAGGAGCCGCGGCCGGGCCAATGAACCCCGGCCAGATTCATCCCGCGACGCGCACCTTTCAGGCTCTCCGGATCTTCGTAAACCGCGAATTGGACGAGCTGCGGGCGCTGCTGAGCGAAGACGTCGCGCCCCGCATACTCAAGCGCGGCGGACGGCTGGTGATTATCAGCTTCCACTCGCTGGAAGACCGGATCGTGAAGGACGCGTTCCGGGACGGCGCGCAGGGCGGGCTGTACCGCCTGCTGACAAAAAAGCCGGTAACGGCGAGGGAGGAAGAGGCGGAAGCGAATCCGCGGTCGCGCAGCGCGAAGCTGCGGGCGGTGGAAAAAATCGTGGAAAATGTGGAAAACATCGTGTCACGATATAAATAGCAGAACCAGTCGCGGAAATCGGGAATTACGCAAGTTTCCGGGACGGCATCGCCTGTCTGACTTGGGCGAATGAGTAGTTCCACAGAATCCTTCCTTCTCGATGCCGTCCCGGGAAGGATGCAGGAAGCAAGCGGTATCGGAGGTGGGTGATGTACACAGGCGAAATGATCGACCAGCTGATGGACATGGTTGCGCGCGCCGAGGAGCACGCGCAGGTGACGCGGTTTGCCGAAATGGCGATCCGGGAAGAGGAGTTCACGTCGCGGTTCATGTACGTTCCAGACGCCCAGCCCATGATGAACGGGGTGGTGTAATGGCAACCGTTGCCACCACCCGTCCGCAGATCTGGGCCAGCCGCCGCGGATGGGCCGG
This window contains:
- a CDS encoding SRPBCC family protein, whose translation is MFEFFETSQFLTVEPESAFCFFADPQNLPRISPPESRTRIVRLDVISPPDHPGLAGTGSEIEVSARLFPSLPLRRRWLARIVEFEYGAYFRDALVRGPFAHWDHTHSFQASGNGTIITDIVEYEVGFGKLGDALIGFHHRLVDLGCRRFLLLRKGSWNCQ
- a CDS encoding division/cell wall cluster transcriptional repressor MraZ, which encodes MFRGNHPTRVDEKGRLKVPAEFKRVIDEKYSARFYITSQDGRVAEIYPFEEWEGIEQKLAALSNFNPTKKKFLTRTNYWGQAVEMDSQGRLLLPQLLRDAADLKGDVAVLGYLNRLEVRSMEAVRKEVEEPFTADDEKNLDELGI
- the rsmH gene encoding 16S rRNA (cytosine(1402)-N(4))-methyltransferase RsmH, which produces MDGQEAHAPRGGHGNRQAQPGHVSVLLKEAIEFLAVKPGGTYLDATVGVGGHSFELAKHLGPRGRLIGLDKDPKALAIARERLQPPAGMEKSWPEVELIHSSFARVAEFVGESQADGILADLGLSSLQLADTARGFSFQAEGALDMRMDPGASVTAEQAVNQLSERELADLIYEFGEERRSRRIARAIVRSRPLRTSKQLAEVVGAAAGPMNPGQIHPATRTFQALRIFVNRELDELRALLSEDVAPRILKRGGRLVIISFHSLEDRIVKDAFRDGAQGGLYRLLTKKPVTAREEEAEANPRSRSAKLRAVEKIVENVENIVSRYK